One Chloroflexota bacterium genomic window, CGCCAGTCCCGACGAGCCACGGCTTCGCTCTCCCCTTGAAGTCGGCGCGGACAGTGCTCTGCCGTAGCGACACCGCGAAGGTGCCCGGCGTGCTGGGCCCAAGCGCCAGAACCCTCCCCGTGACGGCCTCGGGCCCGTCCGGGGCGGCCAGCGTGCGGGCGAGAGTCGCGATCCAGTCATCGTCGGGCACGCAATCGTCGTCGGTGACGGCAAAGAGCGGGCTGCTGGCAGCTCGAATCCCCGTGTTCCGAGCAGCGGATGCGCTTCGCTGCTCGGCCCGCACATATCGCAGATCGACGTCCGTGCGCTGACGCGTAGCCACGGCCGCACGGGTTGCGTCGCCGTCGCTCTGGTCGATGACGATGATCTCCGCCGGCAGCACGTCCGCGGACAGCACCCCGTCGAGGCAGCGACCGAGGGCCGCCGGCCGGTCCACGGTCGCAATGGCGAGGCTGACATCGGCCACGCGCGGCATCGAACGCGCTACCTCGCGGCCATTCGCGGTGTTCGGCCAAACCAGACGGCGACGGCGAAGGCCATTGGTGAATCGGTTCCGTAGACCTCCGTGCGGTGCAGCGCCGTGGGCCGTGTGCCTGGGTCGTTCGGCCCGCTGCGAACGGTGCAGGCGCCGCGAAAACCTGCGCGAGCCGCGGCGTGCTCCGTTCGCTCGTCATGCTTGCCGTATGGATACGCAACGAGGTGGACCGGGCTGCCCAGCTCTCGCTCGATCGCATCGCGCGAACGCGCGAGCTCCGCGTCGATTTTCTCGGGGGTCGCAGCGCGGAGGTCGGCGTGAGTCTGCGTGTGGGACCCAAACGCCGCTCCGCGCGCGTGCAGATCTCGTACGTCTGCCCACGTCATCAGCGGGCGATCTCTCAGACGGCCGGTTAGATCCCAGCAGTTGCGCGTGCCCACG contains:
- a CDS encoding glycosyltransferase — translated: MADVSLAIATVDRPAALGRCLDGVLSADVLPAEIIVIDQSDGDATRAAVATRQRTDVDLRYVRAEQRSASAARNTGIRAASSPLFAVTDDDCVPDDDWIATLARTLAAPDGPEAVTGRVLALGPSTPGTFAVSLRQSTVRADFKGRAKPWLVGTGGNFAARREWLQRVAGYDERLGPGSPGKAAEDMDLIYRLLRAGARIRYEPDAVIYHERKSLADRRASRRTYGYGMGAFFALALRSGDVGMVAPLTSWLLGQSLTLGRALAARRAEDARHPALSIRGLAAGMAYGWVAHDQPRAGRTFA